The Rhopalosiphum maidis isolate BTI-1 chromosome 1, ASM367621v3, whole genome shotgun sequence genome has a segment encoding these proteins:
- the LOC113556634 gene encoding nicalin-1 codes for MLGESDEFSEILKTGFPMYLLIAIPLLLVMSPVSPANAAHEFTVYRAQQYSLQGTTYGSKSSIINLEARSLKTWSSRSRHCVFVLMDNFTTEAYEQIASGSGALVLVVPPSPHTREQQNRMLEIEQAILLSDTVIPIYMINWSSEVNNLMNDLADSKIIDENASSAAKAFINSVSANGYQIVVSANKPILQQNIAISTIQGQLIGYGFQDKLPSILIVAHYDSFGLAPELSYGADSNGSGAAILLLLAKMLSRVYAEKNRPKYNVMFILSGGGKLNYLGSKNWIEQQMEKSNTLQDVSFVLCLDSLGSDKNIYAHVSKPPKDESKMGNFMNELNNNLGENGLKIIHKKINLGSDTLAWEHERYSIRRLPAFTLSSLKSHKNSSRRSILDTSETLDSKIVYRNAQIIVKTLVAHLYDYNTSETPKVNVDFESLRTSLDLLVLQPRSTQIIAQKNHPLVDNLFSLMSKYLKDVNVSHLIADKVDPQFSFYTVTRATLQVYSVKPAVFDLILTLAIAVYLTIVYFFIQFVPIIYDLYIGTSKPESVISLPKKNNRKEKQR; via the exons ATGTTGGGGGAATCTGACGAGTTTTCTGAAATACTAAAAACCGGCTTTCCAATGTATCTGTTGATCGCCATCCCGTTGCTGTTGGTCATGAGTCCGGTGAGCCCAGCGAATGCGGCGCACGAGTTTACTGTGTACCGCGCCCAACAGTACAGTCTGCAAGGCACCACATACG GTTCTAAAAGCAGTATAATCAATTTGGAGGCTAGATCACTGAAAACTTGGAGCAGTCGGTCCAGGCATTGTGTGTTTGTACTGATGGACAATTTTACAACAGAAGCGTATGAACAAATAGCGTCCGGATCAGGTGCATTAGTTCTGGTCGTACCGCCTTCACCGCATACTCGAGAGCAACAGAAT AGAATGCTAGAAATAGAACAGGCAATTTTATTGTCTGATACTGTCATACCAATATACATGATAAATTGGTCTAGCGAAGTCAACAACCTAATGAACGATTTGGctgatagtaaaattatagacGAAAATGCAAGTTCTGCAGCTAAAG ctTTCATTAATTCTGTTTCTGCAAACGGATATCAAATAGTAGTATCAGCTAATAAACCCATTTTGCAACAGAATATTGCCATATCAACAATACAG GGTCAATTGATTGGATATGGATTTCAAGATAAGTTACCCAGTATTTTGATTGTTGCTCATTATGACAGTTTTGGTTTGGCGCCG GAGTTATCATACGGTGCTGACAGTAATGGTTCAGGAGCTGCTATACTTTTACTTTTGGCCAAAATGCTTAGTCGAGTCTATGCAGAAAAAAATCGACCCAAGTATAAtgtcatgtttattttaagtggTGGTGGTAAGCTTAACTATCTAGGATCTAAAAACTGGATTGAACAACAAATGGAGAAATCCAATACATtacaa gATGTGtcatttgtattatgtttagacTCATTGGGTAGCGATAAGAATATTTATGCTCATGTTTCAAAACCACCAAAAGATGAGAGCAAAATGGGAAATTTtatgaat gaacttaataataatttaggagAAAATGGACTGAAAATCATTcataaaaagataaatctAGGCAGTGATACACTTGCTTGGGAACATGAAAGATACAGTATAAGAAGGTTGCCTGCTTTCACTCTATCtagtttaaaa agTCACAAAAACAGTTCAAGAAGATCAATTTTGGATACAAGCGAAACATTAGATTCAAAAATTGTGTATCGTAATGCTCAGATTATAGTTAAGACTTTAGTTGCTCATctgtatgattataatacatctGAAACACCCAAAGTT aatgtTGATTTTGAATCGTTGCGTACCTCATtggatttattagttttacagCCTAGATCCACACAAATAATAGCTCAAAAAAACCATCCAttagttgataatttattttcattgatgagtaaatatttaaaggatGTTAATGTGTCTCATCTGATTGCAGACAAGGTTGATCCACAGTTTTCATTCTATACAGTTACCAGGGCTACTTTACAAGTTTACag tgttaaaCCTGCTGTGTTTGATCTCATTCTTACTCTAGCAATAGCTGTTTACTTGACAATAGTCTACTTCTTTATTCAG tttgtaccaattatatatgatttatacattGGTACATCAAAACCAGAATCTGTTATAAGTTTGCCGAAGAAAAATAACCGCAAAGAAAAACAACGATAA
- the LOC113557198 gene encoding SUN domain-containing protein 1-like isoform X2, which produces MTEDLSFTLRPSSGPFKSPKEIVKFYNDFDGWQEVLPKTDNTYSPGSKYYKYEVSPGIPLIPNMSRLPLKSYEKTPLKQDFSEDQSSHIFNSSHIKKKLFTSTTYKNYKVTNHNETEIEETSITNKRKAVTLIKHVSHSVQIFIKFIISYFISISTLSEIHESVMEIGSNIINTTIRKLTNWVHLATITMVHYDLIIITTIRKIIEHYFGHTRINQLMISILISALIIFLTVGVLNYMTPLEIPVWQDSWTHFLLSPFISILNLITSIFQVFSSTFHFVLDLVIMVFASTMVALQLFGQLFFNVFRNINTVVDSASQIHTIPVEQNQGFLAFDYNLLARKIIASEEFQHVLINQLNISQSNLVKLHDQEFQQILKNQLEKLNSENLNWINNQLNNQKITLNNVKNEIAGQEKETIQLMEKKISELQNIVSNLINSFEDYKSKPAVLKTNTESVSKESCSKNDWNSIVNYIEQYVNITMKSTLSVYDADKTGMVDYALESAGATVLGTRCTQTKPSTAALTMFGIPLWFISNGPRLAIQVGVNPGQCWAFIGAKGFLVLKLSKTIHVTGFTIEHLPKSLSEDGHIRSAPKDFSVWGLKHESDSNGKLLGKYQFTVDGPSLQYFNAEGTDNIYPIVELRIESNHGHDEYTCLYRIRVHGELAV; this is translated from the exons ATGACTGAAGATTTAAGTTTCACTCTAAGGCCTTCTTCTGGCCCATTTAAGAGTCCTAaagaaatagtaaaattttataacgatTTTGACGGATGGCAAGA AGTTTTGCCAAAGACAGATAACACCTATTCACCTGGATCTAAATACTACAAATATGAAGTATCTCCCGGCATACCTCTCATACCAAATATGTCAAGATTACCCCTTAAATCTTATGAGAAAACTCCTCTGAAACAAGATTTTTCTGAAGATCAATCATCTCATATCTTTAATTCTAGTCATATAA aaaaaaaattatttacatctacaacttataaaaattataaagtaacaaATCACAACGAAACAGAAATCGAAGAAACCtcaattactaataaaagAAAAGCTGTAACACTTATAAAACACGTGTCACATtcagttcaaatatttattaaattcataatttcatattttatttctatttctacATTATCTGAAATACACGAGTCTGTAATgg AGATTGGttccaatataattaataccacTATTCGGAAGTTAACAAATTGGGTGCATTTGGCCACTATTACTATGGTGCACTACGATTTGATCATAATCACAActatacgaaaaataattgaacattATTTTGGACATACCAGAATAAACCAGCTAATGATATCTATCTTAATTTCagcattgataatatttttaactg TTggtgttttaaattacatgaCACCTTTAGAAATTCCAGTATGGCAAGATTCTTGGACTCATTTTCTTTTATCACCGTTTATTAGTATACTCAATTTGATTACATCAATTTTTCAAGTGTTCTCTTCTACTTTTCATTTTGTATTGGATTTAGTAATAATGGTGTTTGCTTCAACAATGGTTgcattacaattatttgggcaattattttttaat gtttttcgtaatattaatactgttGTGGACTCTGCCTCTCAAATCCATACTATTCCTGTTGAACAAAATCAAGGATTTTTAGCATTTGATTATAATCTGTTAGCTAGAAAAATTATAGCTTCTGAAGAATTTCAACATGtacttattaatcaattaaatatttcacagtcaaatttagtaaaattacatGATCAAGaatttcaacaaatattaaaaaaccaattaGAAAAACTGAACTCTGAGAACTTAAATTggattaat aaTCAATTAAACAACCAAAAGATTACACTAAACAATGTTAAGAATGAAATTGCTGGTCAAGAAAAAGAAACGATTCaattaatggaaaaaaaaatttcagaactacaaaatattgtatcaaaCTTAATTAATAGCTTTGAAGATTACAAATCCAAACCAG ccgtattaaaaacaaatactgaATCTGTATCAAAAGAATCTTGTTCTAAAAATGATTGGAATTCAATTGTCAATTATATTGAGCAGTATGTCAACATAACAATGAAATCTACATTAAGTGTTTATGATGCTGATAAAACAGGAATGGTTGATTACGCTCTAGAATCTGCtg GTGCTACAGTGCTAGGGACTCGTTGTACTCAAACTAAGCCCTCGACAGCAGCATTAACAATGTTTGGGATACCTTTATGGTTTATATCAAATGGTCCGAGACTGGCTATTCAGG TAGGTGTTAATCCTGGTCAATGTTGGGCATTCATTGGTGCTAAGGGTTTTTTGGTGTTGAAGTTGTCAAAAACTATACATGTAACTGGTTTTACCATAGAACATTTACCAAAATCACTTTCAGAAGATGGTCATATAAGATCTGCCCCAAAAGATTTCAGTGTTTGG GGATTAAAACATGAATCGGATTCAAATGGTAAACTGTTGGGTAAATATCAGTTTACTGTCGATGGGCctagtttacaatattttaatgctgAG GGGACAGATAATATTTACCCCATTGTAGAACTAAGAATAGAATCAAATCACGGACATGATGAGTATACATGTTTATATCGTATCAGGGTTCACGGAGAGCTGGCTGTTTAA
- the LOC113557198 gene encoding uncharacterized protein LOC113557198 isoform X1, producing the protein MTEDLSFTLRPSSGPFKSPKEIVKFYNDFDGWQEVLPKTDNTYSPGSKYYKYEVSPGIPLIPNMSRLPLKSYEKTPLKQDFSEDQSSHIFNSSHIKKKLFTSTTYKNYKVTNHNETEIEETSITNKRKAVTLIKHVSHSVQIFIKFIISYFISISTLSEIHESVMEIGSNIINTTIRKLTNWVHLATITMVHYDLIIITTIRKIIEHYFGHTRINQLMISILISALIIFLTVGVLNYMTPLEIPVWQDSWTHFLLSPFISILNLITSIFQVFSSTFHFVLDLVIMVFASTMVALQLFGQLFFNVFRNINTVVDSASQIHTIPVEQNQGFLAFDYNLLARKIIASEEFQHVLINQLNISQSNLVKLHDQEFQQILKNQLEKLNSENLNWINNQLNNQKITLNNVKNEIAGQEKETIQLMEKKISELQNIVSNLINSFEDYKSKPAVLKTNTESVSKESCSKNDWNSIVNYIEQYVNITMKSTLSVYDADKTGMVDYALESAGATVLGTRCTQTKPSTAALTMFGIPLWFISNGPRLAIQPRC; encoded by the exons ATGACTGAAGATTTAAGTTTCACTCTAAGGCCTTCTTCTGGCCCATTTAAGAGTCCTAaagaaatagtaaaattttataacgatTTTGACGGATGGCAAGA AGTTTTGCCAAAGACAGATAACACCTATTCACCTGGATCTAAATACTACAAATATGAAGTATCTCCCGGCATACCTCTCATACCAAATATGTCAAGATTACCCCTTAAATCTTATGAGAAAACTCCTCTGAAACAAGATTTTTCTGAAGATCAATCATCTCATATCTTTAATTCTAGTCATATAA aaaaaaaattatttacatctacaacttataaaaattataaagtaacaaATCACAACGAAACAGAAATCGAAGAAACCtcaattactaataaaagAAAAGCTGTAACACTTATAAAACACGTGTCACATtcagttcaaatatttattaaattcataatttcatattttatttctatttctacATTATCTGAAATACACGAGTCTGTAATgg AGATTGGttccaatataattaataccacTATTCGGAAGTTAACAAATTGGGTGCATTTGGCCACTATTACTATGGTGCACTACGATTTGATCATAATCACAActatacgaaaaataattgaacattATTTTGGACATACCAGAATAAACCAGCTAATGATATCTATCTTAATTTCagcattgataatatttttaactg TTggtgttttaaattacatgaCACCTTTAGAAATTCCAGTATGGCAAGATTCTTGGACTCATTTTCTTTTATCACCGTTTATTAGTATACTCAATTTGATTACATCAATTTTTCAAGTGTTCTCTTCTACTTTTCATTTTGTATTGGATTTAGTAATAATGGTGTTTGCTTCAACAATGGTTgcattacaattatttgggcaattattttttaat gtttttcgtaatattaatactgttGTGGACTCTGCCTCTCAAATCCATACTATTCCTGTTGAACAAAATCAAGGATTTTTAGCATTTGATTATAATCTGTTAGCTAGAAAAATTATAGCTTCTGAAGAATTTCAACATGtacttattaatcaattaaatatttcacagtcaaatttagtaaaattacatGATCAAGaatttcaacaaatattaaaaaaccaattaGAAAAACTGAACTCTGAGAACTTAAATTggattaat aaTCAATTAAACAACCAAAAGATTACACTAAACAATGTTAAGAATGAAATTGCTGGTCAAGAAAAAGAAACGATTCaattaatggaaaaaaaaatttcagaactacaaaatattgtatcaaaCTTAATTAATAGCTTTGAAGATTACAAATCCAAACCAG ccgtattaaaaacaaatactgaATCTGTATCAAAAGAATCTTGTTCTAAAAATGATTGGAATTCAATTGTCAATTATATTGAGCAGTATGTCAACATAACAATGAAATCTACATTAAGTGTTTATGATGCTGATAAAACAGGAATGGTTGATTACGCTCTAGAATCTGCtg GTGCTACAGTGCTAGGGACTCGTTGTACTCAAACTAAGCCCTCGACAGCAGCATTAACAATGTTTGGGATACCTTTATGGTTTATATCAAATGGTCCGAGACTGGCTATTCAG ccTAGGTGTTAA